The sequence below is a genomic window from Candidatus Hydrogenedentota bacterium.
TAGAGGCGTTGGCTGTTAGCGACCTAATAATTAGGATTATTTTTTTGCAGGCCGGTAAATGTGGGTACTTTGTCCGAAAATGGCGGCAGCTGATTCCATCACCGTTTCGCTCAGGGTGGGATGGGGGTGAATGGTCATGTCTAGGTCTTCGGCAACGGCGCCCATTTCAATGGCGAGTGCCCCTTCGGAGATGAGTTCTCCTGCGCTGTTACCGACAATGCCCATGCCAAGGATTTGGCTTGTTTCCGCATCTACCAAAATTTTGGTGAGCCCGTCGGAACTGCTCAGGGTACTGGCGCGGCCGGAAGCCGTCCAGGGGAATTTCGCCACATGAACGGATAGCCCTTTGGCTTTGGCGCTGTTTTCTGTTTCACCGCAAATAGCAATCTCGGGATCGGTGAAGACCACCGCAGGAATCGCCATTGGTTCGAAGGCAGCTTTTTTGCCGGCAATCACAGCAGCCGCCACTTTTCCTTCTGCTGAGGCTTTGTGGGCGAGCATGGGCTGACCGGTCACGTCGCCAATGGCAAAAATATGGGGTTCAGCCGTACGCCGCTGTTCATCAACGACGATGAAGCCTTTAGAGTCTGTTTTAACGCCTGTATCAGCGAGGTTAAGCCCTTGCGAGTTGGGTTTGCGCCCCACCGAAATGAGAACTTTATCGTAAACTGCGCTGCTCTTTTCACCGGCGCCATTTTCGAATTGAACGCGGACGCCATCTTCCAGTTCCTTCATTTCCATGACCTTCGTCGATAACAGGACCCCTTTAAAATTCTGTTCCAGACGTTTTTGCAGTGGTACAACGAGATCATGATCTACACCGGTCAATAAGCGGTCAGTCGCCTCAACGACGGTCACTTCAGAGCCGAGTGCTGCATAGACGGAACCCAACTCCAATCCTATGTAGCCGCCGCCAATGACGAGCAAGGAGGAGGGGATTCTGTTGATTTGCAGCGCATTGGTTGAATTCATCAGACGTTCTGATTTGATGAGCGGTCCGAAGAGGGTGGGTCGTGAACCGGTGGCGATGATAATATGTTCAGGATCAAGATAATCATCGGAACCGTCTTCGTTGAAGAGGATGAGTCTGCGGCTGTTCACAAAAGAGGCGCGGGCGCGGATATAGGTGATCTTCCGGGCGCGGCAGAGTTGGCCAAGGCCGCCGGTCATTTGCTCAATCACGAGGTTGGTGCGGTCGCGCATTTTATCGAGATTCAATTCAGGCGGAGTAAAGGTCAAGCCCCATTCCTCTGCTTCGCGGGCATCGTTGATAAGCTTTGCAACATGAAGCAGCGCCTTCGACGGGATGCAGCCCCGATACAGACAGGTGCCGCCGGGATTGAGTTGCACGTCGATCAGGCTTACTTCCAAACCCAGATCCGCCGCATGAAAAGCGGCGGCATAACCGCCCGGTCCCGCTCCAATAACAGCCAGTTGCGTTTTCTTTATATCGGCCATGAAACTACCTTTCTGTAGGGTTGATAAAGCGCGCTGCGCTTGATTTATTCAAAATGACTGAAATCCGGTGGGCGGCGTTCAAGGAAGGCTTGTACCGCTTCAGCCGCTTCCGGCGACGACAGACGTTGTGTAAACAGATCAATTTCTCGTTGCAGTCCTTCTTGACACGCCTCACGCAAGGGCGCACGGAGGAGCGCTTTCGTGGCACGCACCGCTTCGGGCGGCAGGGCGGTCAGGATGTTAAGCCGTTTTGTCAACGACTGATTAAAACTTTCTTCCGGCAGTATTTCGGTGAGCAGTCCCCACGACAAGGCGGTTGCTGCGTCAATCTTCTGCCCCAGCAATAGCATGGCTGATGCCCGCGTCAATCCGACGACTTTGGGCAAGAGCACGCTGGAGGCTGCTTCCGGACACAAGGCAAGCCCTGTGAAGGGCGTTTGAAAATACGCCGCTTTCGAGGCATAGACCAAATCGCAATGGAGCAACAGGGTGGTTCCGATGCCGATGGCAGCGCCTTCCACCGCGGCGACCATGGGTTTGGGGAAGTCGATCACAGCCCGCAAAAATTGTAGAACAGGCGCATTTTCATCTTGCATGGTTGCCGACAAAAAATCTTTGATATCGTTGCCGCCGCAAAAGATATCTTTACTGCCGCAAAAACACACGGCGCGTATGCTCGGCGTGGCCGTGGCATGATCTAAAAGCGCAGCCAGCCGGGCGTACATGCTATGGTTAAGAGCGTTCTTTTTCTCATAACGGTTAAAAACAATATAGAGAACTCGATTCTCTTCGCTGCTTAAAATCGCTTCTGTTGTACGTTCTGTATCGCTCATAACATCGTCCCCAAATCCTGTCCGTTGTACGGGTTGCGCCCTTCTTCGGGCCTGTTATCGCGACGGGCTTATTCCCGGTCTCTTCCTTGGATTCAGGATACCATACTCCTATAAAGAGTGCCAACACAAGCGGCTCTATTGCGGCAGCGGGCATCCGTTTACGTTTTCGGATTCACCTCTGTTTGATCCCTGTTGTGGAGGCACTTGAGACTCCTTCCTGTTGCAGAGCTCCTGAATCATTTAGGATTTTCGGGCAGGATTTAGTGCTCGTCACTAGAGGAACAGTACTGTGGGATTGATCATTCCCGGGCGTCCATGGCGCAGCGGCAGCCATAGTCTTTTCGCTCCGCATCCATACGGTCAAAGTGTCGGGCCGTGGTGCGCGCCTCGAACTTTTTCGTCATATAAGATCCTCCACGCAGGATACGGAAGATTTGCCCATAATCTTTGGTAATGGATTCATTGCCGGGGTA
It includes:
- the lpdA gene encoding dihydrolipoyl dehydrogenase — protein: MADIKKTQLAVIGAGPGGYAAAFHAADLGLEVSLIDVQLNPGGTCLYRGCIPSKALLHVAKLINDAREAEEWGLTFTPPELNLDKMRDRTNLVIEQMTGGLGQLCRARKITYIRARASFVNSRRLILFNEDGSDDYLDPEHIIIATGSRPTLFGPLIKSERLMNSTNALQINRIPSSLLVIGGGYIGLELGSVYAALGSEVTVVEATDRLLTGVDHDLVVPLQKRLEQNFKGVLLSTKVMEMKELEDGVRVQFENGAGEKSSAVYDKVLISVGRKPNSQGLNLADTGVKTDSKGFIVVDEQRRTAEPHIFAIGDVTGQPMLAHKASAEGKVAAAVIAGKKAAFEPMAIPAVVFTDPEIAICGETENSAKAKGLSVHVAKFPWTASGRASTLSSSDGLTKILVDAETSQILGMGIVGNSAGELISEGALAIEMGAVAEDLDMTIHPHPTLSETVMESAAAIFGQSTHIYRPAKK
- a CDS encoding enoyl-CoA hydratase; translation: MSDTERTTEAILSSEENRVLYIVFNRYEKKNALNHSMYARLAALLDHATATPSIRAVCFCGSKDIFCGGNDIKDFLSATMQDENAPVLQFLRAVIDFPKPMVAAVEGAAIGIGTTLLLHCDLVYASKAAYFQTPFTGLALCPEAASSVLLPKVVGLTRASAMLLLGQKIDAATALSWGLLTEILPEESFNQSLTKRLNILTALPPEAVRATKALLRAPLREACQEGLQREIDLFTQRLSSPEAAEAVQAFLERRPPDFSHFE